Proteins encoded within one genomic window of Rubritalea squalenifaciens DSM 18772:
- the argB gene encoding acetylglutamate kinase — translation MTSESKASVLIEALPYLQAFRGSTFLIKMGGSAMDDPELVRKVMRDIVFLEVAGINPVVVHGGGKAISKAMAEAGLEAKFIGGLRVTTPEAISIVEKTLSSTINPGLVDMIRDFGGKAVGVPGTDVFIGERIKGKDENGEMQDIGRVGQVVGCQREKMKEALDANIVPVVSPLATELGTGKPLNVNADLAAAALAKDLRASKLIYLSDVPGLMQDPSKPETLIPSINPAKADELMKDGTISGGMIPKINSALDALNNGVDKVHFIDGRRAHSLLLEIFTQSGIGTEITK, via the coding sequence ATGACATCCGAATCCAAGGCATCCGTACTTATTGAGGCACTTCCCTATCTCCAGGCATTTCGCGGCTCCACCTTCCTCATCAAGATGGGAGGATCCGCCATGGACGATCCTGAACTTGTCCGCAAAGTCATGCGCGACATCGTCTTCCTGGAAGTCGCTGGGATCAACCCCGTCGTGGTACACGGAGGAGGCAAGGCCATCTCCAAAGCCATGGCTGAGGCTGGACTAGAAGCCAAATTCATCGGCGGCCTGCGTGTCACCACCCCTGAAGCCATCTCCATCGTAGAGAAGACACTATCCTCCACCATCAATCCTGGTCTTGTAGACATGATCCGTGACTTCGGCGGCAAAGCCGTCGGCGTGCCAGGGACTGATGTCTTCATCGGCGAACGCATCAAGGGCAAGGACGAGAACGGCGAAATGCAGGACATCGGCCGCGTAGGCCAAGTCGTCGGCTGCCAGCGTGAAAAAATGAAGGAGGCTCTCGATGCAAACATCGTTCCCGTCGTCTCCCCACTGGCTACCGAACTCGGCACCGGCAAACCACTCAACGTGAATGCCGATCTCGCCGCTGCCGCTCTGGCCAAAGACCTCAGAGCCTCCAAGCTCATCTACCTTTCAGACGTCCCCGGTCTCATGCAGGACCCTTCCAAGCCAGAAACCCTCATCCCGTCCATCAACCCGGCCAAGGCCGATGAGCTGATGAAAGACGGCACCATTTCCGGCGGCATGATACCCAAGATCAACTCAGCCCTCGATGCCCTTAACAACGGGGTCGACAAGGTACACTTTATCGACGGCCGTCGAGCTCACTCACTCCTCCTAGAAATCTTCACCCAGTCCGGCATAGGGACTGAGATAACCAAATAA
- the folP gene encoding dihydropteroate synthase translates to MRWKTKSRVVDFTYRGMIMGILNVTPDSFSDGGKYVSVTDAVDHAVRMMQEGAEIIDIGGESTRPGAEPVNAIEEIQRVVPVVEAIRKMSKCLISIDTSKAAVAEAAIKAGADIVNDVTGLKGDVNMAKVCAQHDVGVVVMHMQGEPKTMQQNPSYENVVKEVKQFFEERYRTLTRLGINPLCLCFDPGIGFGKAMEHNLELLRRMKELHVQERPMLLGVSRKRMIGKALNLEAADSRDDGTLAITSLGREKGAVIHRVHAVKRNYEAMRMVEEIINFGE, encoded by the coding sequence ATGCGCTGGAAGACAAAGAGCCGTGTAGTTGACTTCACCTACCGGGGAATGATCATGGGTATCCTGAATGTGACGCCTGATTCCTTCTCCGATGGAGGCAAATATGTGTCTGTGACCGATGCCGTGGATCATGCGGTTCGGATGATGCAGGAAGGTGCGGAAATCATCGATATCGGCGGCGAATCCACCCGACCCGGTGCGGAGCCGGTCAATGCCATCGAGGAAATCCAGCGCGTGGTGCCTGTGGTGGAGGCGATCCGCAAGATGAGTAAGTGCCTGATCTCCATCGATACCAGCAAGGCGGCGGTGGCCGAGGCCGCGATCAAAGCCGGTGCGGACATCGTGAATGATGTGACGGGTCTGAAGGGGGATGTGAACATGGCCAAGGTTTGTGCGCAGCACGATGTGGGCGTGGTGGTCATGCACATGCAGGGAGAGCCGAAGACCATGCAGCAGAACCCGAGCTACGAGAATGTGGTGAAAGAGGTGAAACAGTTTTTCGAGGAGCGCTACCGTACGCTGACCCGTCTGGGGATCAATCCGCTCTGTCTCTGCTTTGACCCGGGAATCGGATTTGGCAAGGCCATGGAGCATAACCTCGAGCTCCTGAGGCGTATGAAGGAACTCCATGTTCAGGAGCGCCCGATGCTTTTGGGGGTCTCCCGCAAGCGAATGATCGGCAAGGCTCTGAATCTGGAAGCCGCCGACTCCCGCGACGATGGCACGCTGGCGATCACTTCCTTAGGCCGTGAAAAAGGTGCCGTCATCCACCGTGTTCACGCAGTGAAGCGCAACTACGAAGCCATGCGCATGGTGGAGGAAATTATCAATTTCGGAGAATAG
- a CDS encoding shikimate kinase: MKIERINVIGVSGSGKSTVARMLAEKLSLTYVEMDRIFWGPDWYWPKDEEFFQQLKQEIAGEQWVLDGNYSRTAPLKWERVQLVVWVDMPFWTTLIQATGRAVKRSWTKEELWPGTGNRESFRKSFLSKDSIILWTIKTYKSVRKRYQECMSDERYSHIQFVRLRSREEIRRFVAEMGR; encoded by the coding sequence ATGAAGATAGAGCGGATCAATGTGATAGGAGTCAGCGGGAGTGGGAAATCCACAGTCGCTAGGATGCTGGCGGAGAAGCTGTCTCTGACTTATGTAGAGATGGACCGCATCTTTTGGGGACCTGATTGGTACTGGCCTAAGGATGAAGAGTTTTTTCAACAGCTGAAACAAGAGATCGCAGGTGAGCAGTGGGTGCTGGACGGCAATTACAGCCGTACTGCCCCGCTGAAGTGGGAGCGGGTGCAGCTGGTCGTTTGGGTAGATATGCCATTCTGGACTACCTTGATCCAGGCGACAGGCCGGGCCGTCAAGAGATCTTGGACCAAGGAAGAACTTTGGCCGGGCACAGGAAACCGGGAGTCGTTCCGCAAAAGCTTCTTGAGCAAAGACTCCATTATCCTGTGGACGATCAAGACCTACAAGAGTGTGAGAAAGCGCTATCAGGAATGTATGTCTGATGAGCGCTACTCACATATTCAGTTTGTTAGGCTGAGGTCGCGTGAAGAAATTCGGCGGTTTGTGGCCGAAATGGGGCGTTAA
- a CDS encoding aminoglycoside phosphotransferase family protein: MPTDTLLTATRTHLDLDPMHSVIIEPIKKGGSGRTIVRIKPEGYATYIGIYYTMERADNANYLPVSKFLKKARINVPEVLYDNIGRRCALIEDLGDTDLLSLKDEPWEVREPIYRSAFEQLDKLFYSRPPKDLEFQPPFDPELYKWEQDYFFDNLAEIYLRMSAGETTPLRDHPALAEMAQQLGASARHLVHRDFQSQNIIIKDGEAYLIDFQGMRRGRQEYDLASLLYDPYMNHSAEEREKLLDIWEDVTEERPLPDILEKCAIQRLMQALGAYGNLVSNKGDEWFEQYIPVAAKLLGELIEGKPVEAAIKPVLDLVK, from the coding sequence ATGCCTACAGACACCCTCCTCACAGCTACACGAACTCATCTCGACCTGGACCCGATGCATTCCGTCATCATCGAGCCCATCAAGAAAGGTGGCTCAGGTCGTACGATCGTCCGGATCAAGCCGGAAGGCTATGCCACGTACATCGGCATCTACTACACCATGGAGCGCGCGGACAATGCCAACTACCTGCCCGTTTCCAAGTTTTTGAAGAAGGCGCGCATCAACGTGCCTGAGGTACTCTATGACAACATTGGCCGCCGCTGCGCTCTGATCGAAGACCTAGGGGATACTGATCTCCTGTCACTCAAAGACGAGCCCTGGGAAGTGCGCGAGCCCATCTACCGCTCGGCATTCGAGCAACTCGACAAGCTTTTCTACTCCCGCCCACCTAAAGATCTGGAATTCCAGCCACCATTTGACCCGGAGCTCTACAAGTGGGAACAAGACTACTTCTTCGACAACCTCGCTGAGATCTATCTGCGCATGTCCGCTGGCGAGACCACTCCACTGCGTGACCACCCGGCTCTTGCGGAAATGGCCCAGCAGCTTGGAGCCTCAGCTCGCCATCTCGTGCACCGCGACTTCCAGTCCCAGAATATCATCATCAAGGACGGAGAAGCCTACTTGATCGACTTCCAGGGCATGCGCCGTGGACGCCAAGAGTACGACCTGGCCTCTCTCCTTTATGATCCTTACATGAACCACTCCGCCGAAGAGCGCGAGAAGCTGCTAGACATCTGGGAAGACGTCACCGAAGAGCGCCCGCTTCCAGACATTCTGGAGAAATGCGCCATCCAGCGGCTCATGCAAGCTCTGGGCGCCTATGGCAATCTCGTTTCCAACAAAGGAGATGAATGGTTCGAGCAATACATCCCGGTAGCCGCCAAGCTCTTGGGTGAACTCATCGAGGGCAAACCTGTCGAGGCAGCCATCAAGCCTGTGCTCGACCTCGTCAAATAA
- a CDS encoding S1 family peptidase yields MKLLTALYVSFGLLSSLTTAKETTAVSSPAELCSELKHALPTAARGCVSFKGLGGNAAAVVISPDGYVLTAGHVGQMMKDKEDVKIIYLDGTEATVEALGWNVETDLALLKIVSPERREWPHAKLAKTTTKTGGFCFTNSSKFGYQDGKRPVVRLGRITSLSTLRDKPGMLISDMNIQPGDSGGGLFNLKGELIGINSSAAGIIGMNIYPSIDQYYLDAERFKKGERFGNPDIAPTKAENYTISATEDVLALVQKELQRRLQLNYPPTLDFIRQHIKKDNTVNITPQQLIQHMQRDAIMLSRKQPISLGMDDPALTKQLPALPDEHNKPVRIFNSEDNSAALALALDDRHLLAKLSLVENKEGLSLGKGEKSTAVSIVSRDEKRDLALLQLAEAKKLPTIQWPQDDSKTETGDFIYAINAKGWKLWGNLSNTTRKNKNQASIGPLDAKDTLISKHRSPYPVSYICSIPLFAEDAGTPVFNQDGQLIGIYIARYTRTMGLLLPASEVKKSVEEMMEGLK; encoded by the coding sequence ATGAAATTACTTACCGCTCTCTACGTTTCATTCGGCCTGCTCAGCTCACTCACCACCGCAAAGGAAACAACCGCAGTTTCCTCTCCGGCAGAGCTTTGCAGCGAACTCAAGCACGCACTTCCCACCGCAGCTCGTGGCTGCGTCTCCTTCAAAGGCCTCGGCGGCAATGCCGCTGCCGTCGTCATCTCTCCAGACGGCTACGTTCTCACTGCGGGCCACGTCGGCCAGATGATGAAGGACAAAGAGGATGTTAAAATCATCTACCTGGACGGCACCGAAGCCACCGTGGAAGCCCTCGGCTGGAACGTGGAAACAGACTTGGCCTTGCTCAAGATCGTGTCTCCTGAGCGCAGGGAATGGCCGCACGCCAAACTCGCCAAAACCACAACCAAAACCGGAGGCTTCTGCTTCACCAACTCCAGCAAGTTTGGCTACCAGGATGGGAAAAGACCTGTAGTCCGTTTGGGTCGCATCACTAGCCTGAGCACGCTGAGAGACAAACCCGGCATGCTCATCTCAGACATGAACATCCAGCCCGGTGACTCCGGCGGCGGTCTCTTCAATCTCAAAGGAGAACTCATCGGCATCAACTCCTCAGCGGCTGGCATCATCGGGATGAACATCTACCCGAGCATTGACCAGTACTATCTAGACGCAGAGCGCTTCAAGAAAGGCGAACGCTTCGGTAACCCGGACATCGCTCCCACCAAGGCAGAGAATTACACCATTTCCGCCACTGAAGATGTCCTCGCCCTCGTACAGAAGGAGCTTCAGCGCCGCCTCCAGCTCAACTATCCCCCGACACTGGACTTCATCAGGCAGCACATTAAGAAAGACAATACCGTCAACATCACCCCGCAGCAGCTCATCCAGCACATGCAGCGGGATGCCATCATGCTCAGCCGCAAGCAGCCGATCAGCCTCGGCATGGACGACCCGGCACTCACCAAACAGCTTCCAGCTCTCCCCGATGAGCACAACAAGCCCGTCCGCATTTTCAACAGTGAAGACAACTCCGCAGCACTGGCTCTCGCGCTGGACGACAGGCACCTTCTAGCCAAACTCAGTCTGGTTGAGAACAAAGAAGGTCTTAGCCTAGGCAAAGGGGAGAAATCCACCGCAGTCAGCATCGTCTCCAGAGACGAAAAGCGTGACCTGGCTCTCCTCCAGCTCGCCGAGGCAAAGAAACTCCCGACGATCCAGTGGCCTCAGGATGACAGCAAAACTGAGACCGGAGACTTCATCTATGCCATCAACGCCAAAGGCTGGAAGCTCTGGGGCAATCTCTCTAACACCACTCGCAAAAATAAAAACCAGGCCTCCATTGGACCACTTGATGCCAAGGACACTCTAATCAGCAAGCACCGCTCACCCTACCCGGTCAGCTACATCTGCTCCATCCCACTCTTCGCAGAAGACGCCGGCACCCCGGTCTTCAATCAGGACGGCCAACTCATCGGCATCTACATCGCCCGCTACACCCGCACCATGGGCCTCCTCCTTCCCGCCAGCGAGGTGAAGAAGTCGGTGGAGGAGATGATGGAAGGTTTGAAGTAA